CCTGCTCGCGCGCGTGCGGCCGCCAGGGAAACGGCATCGCGGACGGCGAGCACGTCGTTGCCATCCACAGTGATACCCGGCATTCCATACGCCTTGGCGCGGTCGGCGACGTGCTCAATAGCCATCTGGTGGCTGAGCGGGGTGGAGTAGGCGTATTGATTGTTATGACAGATGAAGACGACGGGCAGTTTCAGTACCGCCGAGAGGTTCAGCGCCTCGTGGAAGTCGCCGCGACTTGATGCCCCGTCGCCGAAGAATGCCGCGACCACCCGGCGCTCGCGACGAAGCTTGAAGGCCAGTCCCACGCCTGCCGCCACCGGTAGCAGATCGGCCATCGGGCTGATGAAGCCGATGACGCCCCGCGTGATGTCGCCGAAATGGACATTGCCGTCCCGTCCCCTGGTCAGCCCGGTTTGCTTAGCGAGGTACTGGGCCATATACTCCTTCGGCGTGATTCCCTTTGTGAGGTTCGCGCCGAGGTCCCGATGGGTGGGGGCGATGACGTCGTCGGGCTCGAGCGCAGCGGCGCTCCCTACCGCAATGGCCTCTTCCCCTGTACTGAGGTAGACGCCGCCGACGATCTTACCCTGTC
This is a stretch of genomic DNA from Candidatus Methylomirabilis tolerans. It encodes these proteins:
- a CDS encoding thiamine pyrophosphate-dependent dehydrogenase E1 component subunit alpha, with translation MAIQKPVSDELLNIYYYLKLTRGLEQRVITLYRQGKIVGGVYLSTGEEAIAVGSAAALEPDDVIAPTHRDLGANLTKGITPKEYMAQYLAKQTGLTRGRDGNVHFGDITRGVIGFISPMADLLPVAAGVGLAFKLRRERRVVAAFFGDGASSRGDFHEALNLSAVLKLPVVFICHNNQYAYSTPLSHQMAIEHVADRAKAYGMPGITVDGNDVLAVRDAVSLAAARARAGEGPSLVEGKTMRMRGHAEHDDASYVPSALLEEWRARDPIDRFAAYLRDQKVLDDASAKAIDDRIAKEIEEAVLFAESSPLPDAKELLEGVYAS